A genomic segment from Vicugna pacos chromosome 17, VicPac4, whole genome shotgun sequence encodes:
- the USP19 gene encoding ubiquitin carboxyl-terminal hydrolase 19 isoform X4, whose amino-acid sequence MSGGASATGPRRGPPGLEEATSKKKQKDRANQESKDGDPRRGASASAPREEQTKEELLLDWRQSADEVIVKLRVGAGPLRLEEVDAAFTDTDCVVRLPGGRQWGGVFYAEIESSCTKVQARKGGLLQLSLPKKVPLLTWPSLLKKPLGTQELVPGLRCQENGQEPSPISLEPGPEPRRVKQEARNQKRAQGRGEVGAGAGPGAQAGPSAKRAVHLRRGPEGEGSRDGPGPRGDAPPFLAEPATQAEAEEQLRVPPLNPQTCLLGSEENLALLTGEKAVSPRNDPVSPAMARSRDPEKGDHSKEEMAVAADAATLVDEPESMVNLAFVKNDSYEKGPDSVVVHVYVKEIRRDTSRVLFREQDFTLIFQTRDGNFLRLHPGCGPHTIFRWQVKLRNLIEPEQCTFCFTASRIDICLRKRQSQRWGGLEAPAARVGGAKVAVPTGPTPLDSTPPGGAPHPLTGQEEARAVEKEKPKARSEDTGLDGVAARTPVEHVAPKPEPHLASPKPTCMVPPMPHSPVSGDSVEEEEEEEKKVCLPGFTGLVNLGNTCFMNSVIQSLSNTRELRDFFHDRSFEAEINYNNPLGTGGRLAIGFAVLLRALWKGTHHAFQPSKLKAIVASKASQFTGYAQHDAQEFMAFLLDGLHEDLNRIQNKPYTETVDSDGRPDEVVAEEAWQRHKMRNDSFIVDLFQGQYKSKLVCPVCAKVSITFDPFLYLPVPLPQKQKVLPVFYFAREPHSKPIKFLVSISKENSSASEVLDSLSQSVHVKPENLRLAEVIKNRFHRVFLPSHSLDTVSPSDTLLCFELLSPELAKERVVVLEVQQRPQVPSVPISKCAACQRKQQSEDEKLKRCTRCYRVGYCNQLCQKTHWPDHKGLCRPENIGYPFLVSVPASRLTYARLAQLLEGYARYSVSVFQPPFQPGRMALESQGPGCTMLLSTSSLEAGDSERDLIQPPELQLVTPVAEGDTGVPRAWTSPDRGSVPSTSGVSSEVLASGPTEVGSLPAGERMSRPEAAVPGYQHPSEAMNAHTPQFFIYKIDATNREQRLEDKGDTPLELGDDCSLALVWRNNERLQEFVLVASKELECAEDPGSAGEAARAGHFTLDQCLNLFTRPEVLAPEEAWYCPQCKQHREASKQLLLWRLPNVLIVQLKRFSFRSFIWRDKINDLVEFPVRNLDLSKFCIGQKEEQLPSYDLYAVINHYGGMIGGHYTACARLPNDRSSQRSDVGWRLFDDSTVTTVDESQVVTRYAYVLFYRRRNSPVERPPRAGHSEHHPDLGPAAESAASQASRIWQELEAEEEPVPEGPAPLGPWGPQDWVGPPPRGPTTPDEGCLRYFVLGTMAALVALVLNVFYPLVSQSPWR is encoded by the exons ATGTCTGGTGGGGCCAGCGCCACAGGCCCAAGGAGAGGACCCCCAGGACTGGAGGAGGCTACCAGTAAGAAGAAGCAGAAGGATCGAGCAAACCAGGAGAGCAAGGATGGAGATCCTAGGAGAGGTG CTTCAGCATCTGCTCCTCGGGAGGAACAAACCAAAGAAG AATTGTTACTCGATTGGAGGCAGAGTGCTGATGAGGTAATTGTCAAGCTGCGTGTGGGAGCTGGTCCCCTGCGACTGGAGGAGGTAGATGCTGCTTTCACAGACACGGACTGTGTAGTGCGGCTTCCAG GTGGTCGGCAATGGGGTGGTGTTTTCTATGCTGAGATAGAAAGTTCCTGCACTAAAGTGCAGGCTCGCAAAGGCGGCCTCTTGCAACTGTCACTGCCCAAGAAGGTGCCTCTGCTCACGTGGCCCTCTCTCCTG AAGAAACCTCTAGGGACCCAGGAGTTGGTGCCAGGGCTGCGGTGCCAGGAGAATGGGCAGGAGCCATCTCCCATTTCCCTGGAGCCAGGCCCTGAGCCCCGCCGGGTTAAGCAGGAGGCTCGGAACCAGAAGCGGGCCCAGGGCCGAGGTGAGGTAGGCGCAGGGGCTGGCCCTGGGGCCCAGGCAGGACCCAGTGCCAAGAGGGCTGTGCATCTCCGCAGAGGGCCAGAGGGGGAAGGATCCAGAGATGGCCCTGGGCCCCGGGGCGATGCCCCACCCTTCCTCGCTGAGCCGGCCACCCAG GCTGAGGCTGAGGAACAGCTCCGTGTACCACCACTGAACCCCCAGACCTGCCTCCTGGGCTCAGAGGAGAATCTAGCGCTTTTAACAGGAGAGAAGGCAGTATCCCCCAGGAATGACCCAGTGTCCCCAGCCATGGCCCGGAGCAGAGACCCTGAGAAAGGTGACCATTCCAAAGAGGAGATGGCAGTGGCAGCAGATGCTGCAACCTTGGTGGATG AGCCCGAGTCCATGGTGAACCTGGCATTTGTCAAGAATGACTCGTATGAGAAGGGGCCGGACTCAGTGGTGGTGCACGTGTACGTGAAGGAAATCCGCAGGGACACCTCTCGAGTGCTTTTCCGCGAGCAGGACTTCACGCTTATCTTCCAGACCAG GGACGGAAACTTCCTAAGACTGCACCCAGGCTGTGGGCCCCACACCATCTTCCGCTGGCAGGTGAAGCTCAG GAACCTGATTGAGCCAGAGCAGTGCACCTTCTGCTTCACAGCCTCTCGCATCGACATTTGCCTCCGTAAGCGGCAGAGTCAGCGCTGGGGGGGCCTGGAGGCCCCTGCTGCACGAG TGGGTGGTGCAAAGGTTGCAGTGCCGACAGGTCCAACCCCTCTGGATTCAACCCCACCGGgaggtgccccccaccccctgacaGGCCAGGAAGAAGCCCGAGCAGTGGAGAAGGAAAAACCCAAGGCTCGATCTGAGGACACAGGCCTGGATGGTGTGGCAGCCCGCACCCCTGTGGAGCATGTAGCCCCAAAGCCAGAGCCACACCTGGCTTCG CCCAAGCCTACGTGTATGGTGCCTCCAATGCCTCATAGCCCGGTGAGTGGAGACagtgtggaggaagaggaggaggaagagaagaaggtgTGTCTGCCGGGCTTCACTGGCCTCGTCAATCTAGGCAACACCTGCTTCATGAACAGCGTCATTCAGTCTCTGTCCAACACTCGGGAGCTGCGGGATTTCTTCCACG ACCGCTCCTTTGAAGCTGAGATCAACTACAACAACCCACTGGGGACTGGTGGGCGTTTGGCCATTGGCTTTGCTGTGCTACTCCGGGCACTGTGGAAGGGAACCCACCATGCCTTCCAGCCCTCCAAATTGAAG GCCATTGTGGCGAGCAAGGCGAGCCAGTTCACAGGCTATGCACAGCATGATGCCCAGGAGTTCATGGCTTTCCTGCTGGATGGGCTGCACGAGGACCTGAACCGCATTCAGAATAAGCCCTACACGGAGACCGTGGACTCAGACGGGCGGCCTGATGAG GTGGTAGCTGAGGAAGCCTGGCAGCGGCACAAAATGAGGAATGACTCTTTCATCGTGGACCTATTTCAGGGCCAGTACAAGTCGAAGCTGGTGTGCCCTGTGTGTGCTAAG GTCTCCATCACTTTTGACCCGTTCCTGTACCTGCCAGTCCCCTTGCCACAGAAGCAAAAGGTTCTCCCTGTCTTCTATTTTGCCCGGGAGCCCCACAGCAAGCCCATCAAG TTTCTGGTGAGCATCAGCAAGGAGAACTCCAGTGCAAGTGAAGTGTTGGACTCCCTTTCACAGAGTGTCCACGTGAAGCCTGAGAACCTGCGTCTAGCTGAG GTGATTAAGAATCGCTTCCACCGTGTATTCTTGCCCTCCCACTCACTGGACACTGTGTCCCCTTCTGACACGCTCCTCTGCTTTGAGCTGCTATCTCCAGAGTTGGCTAAGGAGCGGGTGGTGGTGCTAGAGGTGCAGCAG CGTCCCCAGGTGCCCAGCGTCCCCATCTCCAAGTGTGCAGCCTGCCAGCGGAAGCAGCAGTCAGAGGATGAGAAGCTGAAGCGCTGTACCCGGTGCTACCGCGTGGGCTACTGTAACCA ACTCTGCCAGAAAACCCACTGGCCTGACCACAAGGGCCTCTGCCGCCCTGAGAACATTGGCTACCCTTTTTTGGTCAGTGTACCTGCCTCACGCCTCACTTATGCCCGTCTTGCTCAGTTGCTAGAAGGCTATGCCCG GTACTCTGTGAGTGTGTTCCAGCCACCCTTCCAGCCTGGCCGCATGGCCTTGGAGTCCCAGGGCCCTGGTTGCACCATGCTGCTCTCTACTAGCTCATTGGAGGCTGGGGACAGTGAGAGAGACCTTATTCAGCCACCTGAGCTCCAGTTGGTGACCCCCGTGGCTGAAGGGGACACAGGGGTTCCCCGGGCATGGACATCTCCTGATCGGGGCTCTGTGCCCAGCACGAGTGGTGTTTCTTCTGAGGTGCTGGCCAGTGGGCCCACTGAAGTTGGCTCCTTGCCTGCTGGTGAGAGGATGTCCCGGCCTGAAG CTGCTGTGCCCGGGTACCAACACCCAAGTGAAGCCATGAATGCCCACACACCCCagttctttatctataaaattgaCGCAACTAACCGAGAGCAGCGGCTAGAAGACAAAG GAGATACCCCACTAGAGTTGGGTGATGACTGCAGCCTGGCTCTGGTCTGGCGGAACAATGAGCGCCTGCAGGAGTTCGTGTTGGTAGCCTCCAAGGAGCTGGAATGTGCAGAGGATCCAGGCTCTGCCGGTGAGGCTGCCCGCGCTGGCCACTTCACTCTGGACCAGTGCCTGAACCTCTTCACGCGGCCTGAGGTGCTGGCACCTGAGGAGGCTTG GTACTGCCCACAGTGCAAACAACACCGCGAGGCCTCCAAGCAGCTGCTGCTGTGGCGCCTGCCCAATGTGCTCATTGTGCAGCTCAAGCGCTTCTCCTTCCGTAGCTTCATCTGGCGTGACAAGATCAATGACTTGgtggagttccctgttcg GAACCTGGACCTGAGCAAGTTCTGCATCGGTCAGAAAGAGGAGCAGCTGCCCAGCTACGACCTGTATGCTGTCATCAACCACTATGGAGGCATGATCGGTGGCCACTATACCGCCTGTGCACGCCTGCCCAATGACCGCAGCAGCCAGCGCAGCGACGTGG GCTGGCGCTTGTTTGATGACAGCACGGTGACAACGGTAGACGAGAGCCAGGTCGTGACGCGTTATGCCTATGTACTCTTCTACCGCCGGCGGAACTCTCCTGTGGAGAGGCCCCCCCGGGCAGGTCACTCTGAGCACCACCCAGACCTAGGCCCTGCAGCTGAGTCTGCTGCCAGCCAG GCTTCCCGGATTTGGCAGGAGCTGGAGGCCGAGGAGGAGCCAGTACCCGAGGGGCCTGCGCCCCTGGGTCCCTGGGGGCCCCAAGACTGGGTGGGCCCGCCGCCACGTGGCCCTACCACACCAGACGAGGGCTGCCTCCGGTACTTTGTTCTGGGCACCATGGCAGCTTTGGTGGCCCTCGTGCTCAACGTGTTCTATCCTCTGGTATCCCAGAGTCCTTGGAGATGA
- the USP19 gene encoding ubiquitin carboxyl-terminal hydrolase 19 isoform X3 — protein MSGGASATGPRRGPPGLEEATSKKKQKDRANQESKDGDPRRGASASAPREEQTKEELLLDWRQSADEVIVKLRVGAGPLRLEEVDAAFTDTDCVVRLPGGRQWGGVFYAEIESSCTKVQARKGGLLQLSLPKKVPLLTWPSLLKPLGTQELVPGLRCQENGQEPSPISLEPGPEPRRVKQEARNQKRAQGRGEVGAGAGPGAQAGPSAKRAVHLRRGPEGEGSRDGPGPRGDAPPFLAEPATQAEAEEQLRVPPLNPQTCLLGSEENLALLTGEKAVSPRNDPVSPAMARSRDPEKGDHSKEEMAVAADAATLVDEPESMVNLAFVKNDSYEKGPDSVVVHVYVKEIRRDTSRVLFREQDFTLIFQTRDGNFLRLHPGCGPHTIFRWQVKLRNLIEPEQCTFCFTASRIDICLRKRQSQRWGGLEAPAARGAVGGAKVAVPTGPTPLDSTPPGGAPHPLTGQEEARAVEKEKPKARSEDTGLDGVAARTPVEHVAPKPEPHLASPKPTCMVPPMPHSPVSGDSVEEEEEEEKKVCLPGFTGLVNLGNTCFMNSVIQSLSNTRELRDFFHDRSFEAEINYNNPLGTGGRLAIGFAVLLRALWKGTHHAFQPSKLKAIVASKASQFTGYAQHDAQEFMAFLLDGLHEDLNRIQNKPYTETVDSDGRPDEVVAEEAWQRHKMRNDSFIVDLFQGQYKSKLVCPVCAKVSITFDPFLYLPVPLPQKQKVLPVFYFAREPHSKPIKFLVSISKENSSASEVLDSLSQSVHVKPENLRLAEVIKNRFHRVFLPSHSLDTVSPSDTLLCFELLSPELAKERVVVLEVQQRPQVPSVPISKCAACQRKQQSEDEKLKRCTRCYRVGYCNQLCQKTHWPDHKGLCRPENIGYPFLVSVPASRLTYARLAQLLEGYARYSVSVFQPPFQPGRMALESQGPGCTMLLSTSSLEAGDSERDLIQPPELQLVTPVAEGDTGVPRAWTSPDRGSVPSTSGVSSEVLASGPTEVGSLPAGERMSRPEAAVPGYQHPSEAMNAHTPQFFIYKIDATNREQRLEDKGDTPLELGDDCSLALVWRNNERLQEFVLVASKELECAEDPGSAGEAARAGHFTLDQCLNLFTRPEVLAPEEAWYCPQCKQHREASKQLLLWRLPNVLIVQLKRFSFRSFIWRDKINDLVEFPVRNLDLSKFCIGQKEEQLPSYDLYAVINHYGGMIGGHYTACARLPNDRSSQRSDVGWRLFDDSTVTTVDESQVVTRYAYVLFYRRRNSPVERPPRAGHSEHHPDLGPAAESAASQASRIWQELEAEEEPVPEGPAPLGPWGPQDWVGPPPRGPTTPDEGCLRYFVLGTMAALVALVLNVFYPLVSQSPWR, from the exons ATGTCTGGTGGGGCCAGCGCCACAGGCCCAAGGAGAGGACCCCCAGGACTGGAGGAGGCTACCAGTAAGAAGAAGCAGAAGGATCGAGCAAACCAGGAGAGCAAGGATGGAGATCCTAGGAGAGGTG CTTCAGCATCTGCTCCTCGGGAGGAACAAACCAAAGAAG AATTGTTACTCGATTGGAGGCAGAGTGCTGATGAGGTAATTGTCAAGCTGCGTGTGGGAGCTGGTCCCCTGCGACTGGAGGAGGTAGATGCTGCTTTCACAGACACGGACTGTGTAGTGCGGCTTCCAG GTGGTCGGCAATGGGGTGGTGTTTTCTATGCTGAGATAGAAAGTTCCTGCACTAAAGTGCAGGCTCGCAAAGGCGGCCTCTTGCAACTGTCACTGCCCAAGAAGGTGCCTCTGCTCACGTGGCCCTCTCTCCTG AAACCTCTAGGGACCCAGGAGTTGGTGCCAGGGCTGCGGTGCCAGGAGAATGGGCAGGAGCCATCTCCCATTTCCCTGGAGCCAGGCCCTGAGCCCCGCCGGGTTAAGCAGGAGGCTCGGAACCAGAAGCGGGCCCAGGGCCGAGGTGAGGTAGGCGCAGGGGCTGGCCCTGGGGCCCAGGCAGGACCCAGTGCCAAGAGGGCTGTGCATCTCCGCAGAGGGCCAGAGGGGGAAGGATCCAGAGATGGCCCTGGGCCCCGGGGCGATGCCCCACCCTTCCTCGCTGAGCCGGCCACCCAG GCTGAGGCTGAGGAACAGCTCCGTGTACCACCACTGAACCCCCAGACCTGCCTCCTGGGCTCAGAGGAGAATCTAGCGCTTTTAACAGGAGAGAAGGCAGTATCCCCCAGGAATGACCCAGTGTCCCCAGCCATGGCCCGGAGCAGAGACCCTGAGAAAGGTGACCATTCCAAAGAGGAGATGGCAGTGGCAGCAGATGCTGCAACCTTGGTGGATG AGCCCGAGTCCATGGTGAACCTGGCATTTGTCAAGAATGACTCGTATGAGAAGGGGCCGGACTCAGTGGTGGTGCACGTGTACGTGAAGGAAATCCGCAGGGACACCTCTCGAGTGCTTTTCCGCGAGCAGGACTTCACGCTTATCTTCCAGACCAG GGACGGAAACTTCCTAAGACTGCACCCAGGCTGTGGGCCCCACACCATCTTCCGCTGGCAGGTGAAGCTCAG GAACCTGATTGAGCCAGAGCAGTGCACCTTCTGCTTCACAGCCTCTCGCATCGACATTTGCCTCCGTAAGCGGCAGAGTCAGCGCTGGGGGGGCCTGGAGGCCCCTGCTGCACGAG GTGCAGTGGGTGGTGCAAAGGTTGCAGTGCCGACAGGTCCAACCCCTCTGGATTCAACCCCACCGGgaggtgccccccaccccctgacaGGCCAGGAAGAAGCCCGAGCAGTGGAGAAGGAAAAACCCAAGGCTCGATCTGAGGACACAGGCCTGGATGGTGTGGCAGCCCGCACCCCTGTGGAGCATGTAGCCCCAAAGCCAGAGCCACACCTGGCTTCG CCCAAGCCTACGTGTATGGTGCCTCCAATGCCTCATAGCCCGGTGAGTGGAGACagtgtggaggaagaggaggaggaagagaagaaggtgTGTCTGCCGGGCTTCACTGGCCTCGTCAATCTAGGCAACACCTGCTTCATGAACAGCGTCATTCAGTCTCTGTCCAACACTCGGGAGCTGCGGGATTTCTTCCACG ACCGCTCCTTTGAAGCTGAGATCAACTACAACAACCCACTGGGGACTGGTGGGCGTTTGGCCATTGGCTTTGCTGTGCTACTCCGGGCACTGTGGAAGGGAACCCACCATGCCTTCCAGCCCTCCAAATTGAAG GCCATTGTGGCGAGCAAGGCGAGCCAGTTCACAGGCTATGCACAGCATGATGCCCAGGAGTTCATGGCTTTCCTGCTGGATGGGCTGCACGAGGACCTGAACCGCATTCAGAATAAGCCCTACACGGAGACCGTGGACTCAGACGGGCGGCCTGATGAG GTGGTAGCTGAGGAAGCCTGGCAGCGGCACAAAATGAGGAATGACTCTTTCATCGTGGACCTATTTCAGGGCCAGTACAAGTCGAAGCTGGTGTGCCCTGTGTGTGCTAAG GTCTCCATCACTTTTGACCCGTTCCTGTACCTGCCAGTCCCCTTGCCACAGAAGCAAAAGGTTCTCCCTGTCTTCTATTTTGCCCGGGAGCCCCACAGCAAGCCCATCAAG TTTCTGGTGAGCATCAGCAAGGAGAACTCCAGTGCAAGTGAAGTGTTGGACTCCCTTTCACAGAGTGTCCACGTGAAGCCTGAGAACCTGCGTCTAGCTGAG GTGATTAAGAATCGCTTCCACCGTGTATTCTTGCCCTCCCACTCACTGGACACTGTGTCCCCTTCTGACACGCTCCTCTGCTTTGAGCTGCTATCTCCAGAGTTGGCTAAGGAGCGGGTGGTGGTGCTAGAGGTGCAGCAG CGTCCCCAGGTGCCCAGCGTCCCCATCTCCAAGTGTGCAGCCTGCCAGCGGAAGCAGCAGTCAGAGGATGAGAAGCTGAAGCGCTGTACCCGGTGCTACCGCGTGGGCTACTGTAACCA ACTCTGCCAGAAAACCCACTGGCCTGACCACAAGGGCCTCTGCCGCCCTGAGAACATTGGCTACCCTTTTTTGGTCAGTGTACCTGCCTCACGCCTCACTTATGCCCGTCTTGCTCAGTTGCTAGAAGGCTATGCCCG GTACTCTGTGAGTGTGTTCCAGCCACCCTTCCAGCCTGGCCGCATGGCCTTGGAGTCCCAGGGCCCTGGTTGCACCATGCTGCTCTCTACTAGCTCATTGGAGGCTGGGGACAGTGAGAGAGACCTTATTCAGCCACCTGAGCTCCAGTTGGTGACCCCCGTGGCTGAAGGGGACACAGGGGTTCCCCGGGCATGGACATCTCCTGATCGGGGCTCTGTGCCCAGCACGAGTGGTGTTTCTTCTGAGGTGCTGGCCAGTGGGCCCACTGAAGTTGGCTCCTTGCCTGCTGGTGAGAGGATGTCCCGGCCTGAAG CTGCTGTGCCCGGGTACCAACACCCAAGTGAAGCCATGAATGCCCACACACCCCagttctttatctataaaattgaCGCAACTAACCGAGAGCAGCGGCTAGAAGACAAAG GAGATACCCCACTAGAGTTGGGTGATGACTGCAGCCTGGCTCTGGTCTGGCGGAACAATGAGCGCCTGCAGGAGTTCGTGTTGGTAGCCTCCAAGGAGCTGGAATGTGCAGAGGATCCAGGCTCTGCCGGTGAGGCTGCCCGCGCTGGCCACTTCACTCTGGACCAGTGCCTGAACCTCTTCACGCGGCCTGAGGTGCTGGCACCTGAGGAGGCTTG GTACTGCCCACAGTGCAAACAACACCGCGAGGCCTCCAAGCAGCTGCTGCTGTGGCGCCTGCCCAATGTGCTCATTGTGCAGCTCAAGCGCTTCTCCTTCCGTAGCTTCATCTGGCGTGACAAGATCAATGACTTGgtggagttccctgttcg GAACCTGGACCTGAGCAAGTTCTGCATCGGTCAGAAAGAGGAGCAGCTGCCCAGCTACGACCTGTATGCTGTCATCAACCACTATGGAGGCATGATCGGTGGCCACTATACCGCCTGTGCACGCCTGCCCAATGACCGCAGCAGCCAGCGCAGCGACGTGG GCTGGCGCTTGTTTGATGACAGCACGGTGACAACGGTAGACGAGAGCCAGGTCGTGACGCGTTATGCCTATGTACTCTTCTACCGCCGGCGGAACTCTCCTGTGGAGAGGCCCCCCCGGGCAGGTCACTCTGAGCACCACCCAGACCTAGGCCCTGCAGCTGAGTCTGCTGCCAGCCAG GCTTCCCGGATTTGGCAGGAGCTGGAGGCCGAGGAGGAGCCAGTACCCGAGGGGCCTGCGCCCCTGGGTCCCTGGGGGCCCCAAGACTGGGTGGGCCCGCCGCCACGTGGCCCTACCACACCAGACGAGGGCTGCCTCCGGTACTTTGTTCTGGGCACCATGGCAGCTTTGGTGGCCCTCGTGCTCAACGTGTTCTATCCTCTGGTATCCCAGAGTCCTTGGAGATGA